From Fusobacterium mortiferum ATCC 9817, a single genomic window includes:
- a CDS encoding Na+/H+ antiporter NhaC family protein, producing the protein MEERKYGAISFLPLIIFLALYIGSGLYFTFMGAESAFSKFPRHVALLIGIVIALLMNKTMKLDKKIDIFCENAGNSGVIIIGLIYLLAGGFQGAAKAMGGVESVVNMGLTFIPSSLLVPGVFAISSFISTAIGTSMGTVAAMAPIAIGVAEAANLNLPLTCAAVIGGAYFGDNLSMISDTTISAAKGVGSEMKDKFRMNFLIALPAAIVAIIMYWALGGTGVITGEHNFEIIRVIPYIIVLGAALAGFNVCGVLFTGIVMSGLIGIFEGTITILEWVQAIGSGMSDMFSITIVAILISGLIGLIKYYGGVDWLVNSIVSRIKERKDAEYGIGLLSGLLSAALVNNTIAIIISAPIAKEIGKTYHIAPKRLASLIDIFACAFLALTPYDGGMLIVTGLVDVSPLAVLKYSFYIFALIIATCITIQFGLLRTEEEKRYLKENNLK; encoded by the coding sequence ATGGAAGAAAGAAAATATGGGGCAATATCATTTTTACCATTGATAATATTTTTAGCATTATATATTGGAAGTGGATTATATTTTACATTTATGGGAGCAGAAAGTGCTTTTTCAAAATTTCCAAGACATGTAGCACTTTTAATAGGAATAGTTATAGCTTTATTAATGAATAAAACTATGAAATTAGATAAGAAAATAGATATTTTTTGTGAAAATGCAGGGAATTCGGGAGTTATTATTATAGGATTAATTTATTTATTAGCAGGTGGATTCCAAGGAGCAGCCAAAGCTATGGGAGGAGTGGAATCAGTTGTAAATATGGGACTAACTTTTATACCTAGTAGTCTATTAGTTCCAGGAGTATTTGCAATATCATCATTCATATCAACAGCTATAGGGACTTCTATGGGAACTGTAGCAGCTATGGCACCAATAGCTATAGGAGTAGCAGAAGCTGCAAACTTAAATTTACCATTAACATGTGCCGCTGTAATAGGAGGAGCATATTTTGGTGATAACCTATCAATGATATCTGATACTACAATTTCAGCTGCTAAAGGTGTAGGCTCAGAAATGAAAGATAAATTTAGAATGAACTTTTTAATAGCTTTACCTGCTGCAATAGTAGCAATTATAATGTATTGGGCTTTAGGAGGAACAGGAGTAATAACAGGAGAACATAATTTTGAAATTATTAGAGTTATTCCATATATAATAGTTTTAGGAGCTGCTTTAGCAGGATTCAATGTTTGTGGAGTTTTATTTACTGGAATAGTAATGAGTGGATTAATTGGAATTTTTGAAGGAACAATAACTATATTAGAATGGGTTCAAGCAATAGGAAGTGGAATGTCAGATATGTTTAGCATTACTATAGTAGCAATATTAATTTCAGGATTAATAGGATTAATAAAATACTATGGAGGAGTAGATTGGCTTGTTAATTCAATAGTTTCAAGAATAAAAGAAAGAAAAGATGCAGAATATGGAATAGGATTATTATCAGGACTATTATCAGCAGCTTTAGTAAATAATACAATAGCTATTATAATTAGCGCTCCTATAGCAAAGGAGATTGGAAAAACTTATCATATAGCTCCAAAAAGGCTAGCAAGTTTAATTGATATATTTGCTTGTGCATTCTTAGCTTTAACACCATATGATGGAGGAATGTTGATAGTTACTGGTTTAGTTGATGTTTCACCATTAGCAGTATTAAAATATTCATTCTACATTTTTGCTTTAATTATAGCTACTTGTATAACTATTCAATTTGGATTATTAAGAACAGAAGAAGAAAAGAGATATTTAAAAGAGAATAATTTAAAATAA
- the megL gene encoding methionine gamma-lyase, with protein MEDLKNKGIGTIAIHAGQHKNPFGALATPIYQTSTFVFDSTEQGGARFAGKEDGYIYSRLGNPTVAVAEAKVAALEEGEAAAATSSGMGAISSVLWTLLKAGDHVIADKILYGCTFALLAHGMTRYGVEVDFIDTSDLEEVKKHMKENTRVVYLETPANPNLKISDIEEIAKIAHTNSKTMVVVDNTFATPYLQKPLKLGADIVVHSATKYINGHGDVIAGFAVGKKKIIDEIKLFGIKDMTGSVLGPTEAHLIIRGLKTFEIRMQRHCDNAQKVAEFLEKHPKIDKVYYPGLIKHPGHEIAKKQMKGFGGIMSFELKGGFEAGKTLLNNVKLCALAVSLGDTETLIQHPASMTHSAYSKEELKEAGIPEGLVRLSVGLENVEDIIEDLEQALNQVK; from the coding sequence ATGGAAGATTTAAAAAATAAAGGGATAGGAACAATAGCAATTCATGCAGGACAGCATAAAAATCCTTTTGGAGCATTAGCAACTCCAATATATCAAACATCAACATTTGTATTTGATTCAACAGAGCAGGGGGGAGCTCGTTTTGCAGGAAAAGAAGATGGATATATCTATTCAAGACTAGGAAATCCAACAGTAGCAGTGGCAGAAGCTAAAGTAGCAGCTTTAGAAGAAGGAGAAGCTGCAGCAGCTACCTCATCAGGAATGGGAGCTATTTCTTCAGTTTTATGGACATTGTTGAAAGCTGGAGACCATGTTATAGCAGATAAAATACTATATGGTTGTACATTTGCTCTATTAGCTCATGGAATGACAAGATATGGAGTAGAAGTAGATTTTATTGATACTTCTGATTTAGAAGAAGTAAAAAAACATATGAAGGAAAATACCAGAGTAGTATATTTAGAAACTCCAGCTAATCCAAACTTAAAAATTTCTGATATAGAAGAGATAGCTAAGATAGCTCATACCAATTCAAAAACAATGGTTGTTGTAGATAATACATTTGCAACTCCATATTTACAAAAACCATTAAAACTAGGAGCGGATATAGTTGTTCACTCAGCTACAAAATATATTAATGGACATGGAGATGTTATAGCAGGATTTGCAGTAGGAAAGAAAAAAATAATAGATGAGATAAAATTATTTGGAATAAAAGATATGACAGGATCAGTATTGGGACCTACAGAAGCTCATTTAATAATTAGAGGGTTAAAAACTTTTGAAATAAGAATGCAAAGACATTGTGATAACGCTCAAAAAGTTGCTGAATTTTTAGAAAAACATCCTAAGATAGATAAAGTATATTATCCAGGATTGATAAAGCATCCAGGTCATGAAATAGCTAAAAAGCAAATGAAAGGATTTGGAGGAATAATGTCTTTCGAATTAAAAGGTGGATTTGAGGCAGGAAAAACATTATTAAATAATGTGAAATTATGTGCTTTAGCTGTAAGTCTTGGAGATACTGAAACATTGATTCAACACCCAGCTTCAATGACTCACTCAGCATATTCAAAGGAAGAATTAAAAGAAGCTGGAATTCCAGAAGGATTAGTAAGATTATCTGTAGGATTAGAAAATGTAGAGGATATAATTGAAGATTTAGAACAAGCTTTAAATCAAGTTAAATAA
- the trhA gene encoding PAQR family membrane homeostasis protein TrhA → MNEVSRVEEWVNSLTHYFGVILALVGTGALLVRTLESGNIGYFIGSMLFCFSLILLYSMSGTYHILYTGKLKRIFKILDHSAIYILISGSYTPYLLGFFDGKVKWILFFAQWGMTLAGIIFKIFFTGKFKILSTLIYLFMGWMIIFVFDDLKTLISPLSLKLLIAGGIAYSVGTIFYGMKKVRFMHGVWHIFVLVGSILNYLSVYFI, encoded by the coding sequence ATGAATGAAGTTTCAAGAGTTGAAGAATGGGTAAACTCACTTACTCATTACTTTGGAGTTATTTTAGCATTAGTTGGCACAGGAGCTCTACTAGTAAGAACTTTAGAGAGTGGTAATATTGGATATTTTATTGGTTCAATGTTATTTTGTTTCTCTTTAATATTACTTTATTCCATGTCTGGTACTTATCATATATTATATACTGGTAAATTAAAAAGAATATTTAAAATTTTAGACCATTCAGCTATTTATATCCTTATTTCAGGATCATACACTCCTTATTTGCTAGGATTTTTTGACGGAAAAGTTAAGTGGATTTTATTCTTTGCTCAATGGGGAATGACCTTAGCAGGTATCATTTTTAAAATTTTCTTTACTGGTAAATTTAAAATACTCTCTACATTAATATATCTTTTTATGGGATGGATGATTATTTTTGTTTTCGATGATTTAAAAACTTTAATTAGCCCCCTTTCTTTAAAACTTTTAATTGCTGGTGGAATTGCTTATTCTGTTGGTACTATATTCTATGGAATGAAAAAAGTTAGATTTATGCATGGTGTTTGGCATATATTTGTTTTAGTAGGAAGCATTCTAAATTATTTATCTGTTTATTTTATTTAA
- the pncA gene encoding bifunctional nicotinamidase/pyrazinamidase: protein MKALLLVDLQNDFCKNGALEVKYGDSVIPVANSLIKKFRENNDLIVATKDWHPNSHKSFAINSNGKVGELGILNNLPQVWWPVHCVENTYGSEFHSELDSNNIDKTIFKGNNPEIDSYSGFFDNGKLQKTNLDNFLKEKKIDTLYIMGLATDFCVKFTVLDALELGYKVYLIEDGCRGVNLTPSSSKDAIKEMKNKGAIITKSFEI, encoded by the coding sequence ATGAAAGCTTTATTATTAGTTGACTTACAAAATGATTTTTGTAAAAATGGTGCTCTTGAGGTAAAATATGGAGATTCAGTTATCCCAGTTGCAAACTCTTTAATAAAAAAATTTAGAGAAAATAATGATTTAATAGTTGCAACTAAAGATTGGCACCCTAATTCCCATAAAAGTTTTGCTATTAATTCAAATGGAAAAGTTGGAGAACTTGGAATCTTAAATAATTTACCTCAAGTTTGGTGGCCTGTTCACTGTGTAGAAAATACTTATGGTAGTGAATTCCATTCAGAATTAGATAGTAACAATATTGATAAAACTATATTTAAAGGAAATAATCCTGAAATTGACTCATACAGTGGTTTCTTTGATAATGGAAAATTACAAAAAACAAATTTAGATAATTTTTTAAAAGAAAAAAAAATTGACACTTTATATATAATGGGATTAGCTACTGATTTTTGTGTAAAATTTACAGTTCTTGATGCATTAGAATTAGGATATAAAGTATATTTAATAGAAGATGGTTGTAGAGGAGTAAACTTAACTCCTAGCTCTTCTAAAGATGCTATTAAAGAGATGAAAAATAAAGGGGCTATAATTACTAAAAGTTTTGAAATTTAA
- the rpsB gene encoding 30S ribosomal protein S2 — protein sequence MAVITMKQLLEAGVHFGHQAKRWNPKMAKYIFTERNGIHVIDLHKSLKKIEEAYAVMREIAEQGGKVLFVGTKKQAQEAVKEQAERSGMYYVNNRWLGGMLTNFATIKTRVERLKELEQMEADGTLDTAYTKKEAANFRKELAKLSKNLCGIKDMKEVPAAVFIVDCKKETLAIKEASDLGIPVFAMIDTNVDPDLITYPIPANDDAIRSVKLISSVMANAIIEGNQGKEVVEVPATEEEVVVEEEVVAE from the coding sequence ATGGCAGTAATAACAATGAAACAATTATTAGAAGCTGGAGTTCACTTCGGACACCAAGCAAAAAGATGGAACCCAAAAATGGCTAAGTACATCTTCACAGAGAGAAATGGAATCCACGTAATCGATTTACACAAATCTTTAAAGAAAATCGAAGAAGCTTATGCAGTAATGAGAGAGATTGCTGAGCAAGGTGGAAAAGTTCTATTCGTAGGAACTAAAAAACAAGCTCAAGAGGCTGTAAAAGAGCAAGCTGAAAGATCAGGAATGTACTATGTAAACAACAGATGGTTAGGAGGAATGTTAACTAACTTCGCAACTATCAAAACAAGAGTAGAAAGATTAAAAGAGTTAGAGCAAATGGAAGCAGATGGAACTTTAGATACTGCTTACACTAAAAAAGAAGCAGCTAACTTCAGAAAAGAATTAGCAAAATTATCTAAAAACCTTTGCGGAATTAAAGATATGAAAGAAGTTCCAGCAGCAGTATTTATCGTAGACTGTAAAAAAGAAACTTTAGCAATAAAAGAAGCTTCTGATTTAGGAATTCCTGTATTTGCAATGATCGATACTAACGTAGATCCAGACTTAATAACTTACCCAATTCCTGCAAACGATGATGCTATCAGATCTGTAAAATTAATCTCATCTGTAATGGCTAACGCTATCATCGAAGGAAACCAAGGTAAAGAAGTAGTAGAAGTTCCTGCTACTGAAGAAGAAGTTGTAGTAGAAGAAGAAGTAGTAGCTGAGTAA
- the tsf gene encoding translation elongation factor Ts → MAVITAGLVKELRERTGAGMMDCKKALMENDGDMDKAIDYLREKGIAKAVKKAGRIAAEGLIFDAVSADHKRAVLIEFNSETDFVAKNVEFKEFGKKLAEIAITNNVKTIEALNEAEIEAGKTVAQAVTDLIAKIGENMNIRRIHETEAKDGFVATYSHLGGKLGVIVELSGEATEANITKARDIAMHVAAMDPKYLNSSEVTTADLEHEKEIARKQLEAEGKPAQIIEKILVGKMNKFYEENCLVDQIYVRAENKETVAKFAAPSTVLSFARYKVGDGIEKKEENFAEEVAAQIRG, encoded by the coding sequence ATGGCAGTAATAACAGCTGGTTTAGTTAAAGAACTAAGAGAAAGAACTGGTGCTGGAATGATGGATTGTAAAAAGGCACTAATGGAAAATGACGGAGATATGGATAAAGCAATTGACTACTTAAGAGAGAAAGGAATTGCTAAAGCAGTTAAGAAAGCTGGAAGAATAGCAGCTGAAGGATTAATCTTTGATGCTGTATCAGCAGACCACAAAAGAGCTGTATTAATCGAGTTCAACTCTGAAACTGACTTCGTTGCTAAAAACGTAGAGTTTAAAGAATTTGGAAAGAAATTAGCTGAAATTGCTATTACAAATAATGTAAAAACTATAGAGGCTTTAAATGAAGCTGAAATAGAAGCTGGAAAAACTGTTGCTCAAGCAGTAACTGATTTAATAGCTAAAATCGGAGAAAACATGAATATCAGAAGAATTCATGAAACTGAAGCTAAAGATGGTTTCGTAGCAACTTATAGCCACTTAGGAGGAAAGCTAGGAGTTATAGTTGAATTATCTGGAGAAGCTACTGAAGCAAACATAACTAAAGCTAGAGATATAGCTATGCACGTAGCAGCTATGGATCCTAAATACTTAAATTCATCTGAAGTTACAACAGCTGACTTAGAGCATGAGAAAGAAATAGCTAGAAAACAATTAGAAGCTGAAGGAAAACCAGCTCAAATAATTGAGAAAATCCTAGTTGGAAAAATGAATAAATTCTATGAAGAGAACTGTTTAGTAGATCAAATCTACGTAAGAGCAGAAAATAAAGAAACTGTTGCTAAATTCGCAGCACCTTCAACTGTATTATCATTTGCTAGATACAAAGTTGGAGATGGAATCGAGAAAAAAGAAGAAAACTTCGCAGAAGAAGTTGCAGCTCAAATCAGAGGATAA
- the pyrH gene encoding UMP kinase, with amino-acid sequence MEKPFYKRVLLKLSGEALMGEQEFGISSDVIASYARQIKEIADLGVEVSVVIGGGNIFRGLSGATQGVDRVTGDHMGMLATVINSLALQNSIEKLGVQTRVLTAIEMPKIAEPFIKRRAQRHLEKGRVVIFGAGTGNPYFTTDTAAALRAIEMNTEVVLKATKVDGIYDKDPVKYADAVKYETVTYTEVLNKNLKVMDATAISLCRENKLPIIVFDSLTEGNIKRVIMGEKIGTTVIAD; translated from the coding sequence ATGGAGAAGCCATTTTATAAAAGAGTTTTATTAAAACTTAGTGGAGAAGCTCTAATGGGAGAGCAAGAGTTTGGAATTTCATCAGATGTAATAGCATCTTATGCTAGACAGATAAAAGAGATAGCTGATTTAGGAGTAGAGGTTTCAGTAGTTATAGGTGGAGGAAATATCTTCAGAGGACTATCTGGAGCAACTCAAGGAGTAGATAGAGTAACAGGAGATCATATGGGAATGTTAGCTACTGTTATTAACTCTCTTGCACTTCAAAACTCAATAGAGAAACTAGGAGTACAAACAAGAGTACTTACTGCTATTGAGATGCCTAAGATAGCTGAGCCATTTATTAAAAGAAGAGCTCAAAGACACCTTGAAAAGGGAAGAGTTGTAATATTTGGAGCTGGAACAGGAAATCCATATTTTACAACTGATACAGCAGCAGCATTAAGAGCAATAGAGATGAATACTGAGGTAGTTTTAAAGGCTACAAAAGTAGATGGAATCTATGATAAAGATCCTGTAAAGTATGCTGATGCAGTAAAATATGAAACTGTAACTTATACAGAAGTTTTAAATAAAAACCTTAAAGTAATGGATGCAACTGCAATTTCATTATGCAGAGAAAATAAACTTCCAATTATTGTATTTGATTCTTTAACAGAAGGAAATATAAAAAGAGTAATAATGGGAGAAAAAATAGGAACAACAGTAATAGCTGATTAA
- the frr gene encoding ribosome recycling factor, with protein sequence MTGKEVVSLCKEKMGKAVEATKHKFTSIRAGRANVSMLDGIKVEQYGSEMPLNQVGSVSAPEARLLVIDPWDKSLIGKIEKAIIAANLGLTPNNDGKVIRLIMPELTADRRKEYVKMAKSEAENGKVAVRNIRKDGNNDLKKLLKDKENPVSEDEVKNLEAEIQKLTDAHIKEIDELFAKKEKEITTV encoded by the coding sequence ATGACAGGTAAAGAAGTAGTAAGCTTATGTAAAGAAAAAATGGGTAAAGCTGTAGAAGCTACAAAACACAAATTTACATCAATAAGAGCAGGAAGAGCTAACGTTTCTATGTTAGATGGAATAAAAGTAGAGCAATATGGTTCTGAAATGCCATTAAACCAAGTTGGATCTGTATCAGCTCCAGAAGCAAGATTATTAGTAATAGATCCATGGGATAAGTCATTAATAGGAAAAATAGAAAAGGCTATAATAGCTGCTAACTTAGGATTAACTCCTAATAATGATGGTAAAGTTATAAGACTTATAATGCCAGAATTAACTGCTGATAGAAGAAAAGAGTATGTAAAAATGGCTAAATCTGAAGCTGAAAATGGAAAAGTTGCTGTAAGAAATATAAGAAAAGATGGAAATAATGATCTTAAAAAATTATTAAAAGATAAGGAAAATCCAGTTTCAGAAGATGAAGTTAAGAATTTAGAAGCTGAAATTCAAAAATTAACAGATGCTCATATTAAAGAGATAGATGAGTTATTTGCTAAGAAAGAAAAAGAGATAACAACTGTTTAA
- a CDS encoding sodium:solute symporter family protein → MNSTQITALVIILVYMAVTVAIGLFASRKKTEEKQSNDDFLMASKSLGPVVLAGTLFAANTGGASTTGIATNVFQYGLSASWYVIAGGIGFVLVSFIAPYFRRAQANTVPEIISKRYGKASHIFTAFTSISALFMATGAQFIATASIINVVTGFDFETAAIVSTIVVVIYTMFGGFKSVTATNLMHVLFITVGMTIAMFVMVNNPEVGGFGALFEKARAMQDAAGNNMNILSMTKIGGTTIIGYIAMYFMTFPTGQEIVQTYCSAKDGKSAKLGSILAGLVSAAYAIVPAIIGLLAYVCIDGYVLAGSQKNALAQATITFAPSILAGVVLAAIVAATMSSASGNMIGTATMFTNDVFTPYINKGVKDDKKEIWISKVTMLVVGVVGLFIALKASNVISVMMGAFALRSAGPFAAFICGLFCKNVTKRAGFISILVGTIVAAIWIYVLDTPGGLNAMVPGGIVAFIAIFLVSKIEISQGVEPAPEIKFDENV, encoded by the coding sequence ATGAATAGTACACAAATTACAGCATTAGTAATAATTTTAGTTTACATGGCAGTAACAGTTGCTATTGGACTATTTGCTTCAAGAAAAAAAACAGAGGAGAAACAAAGTAATGATGACTTCTTAATGGCAAGTAAATCATTAGGACCAGTAGTTCTAGCAGGAACATTATTTGCTGCAAATACAGGAGGAGCTAGTACAACAGGTATAGCTACTAACGTATTTCAATATGGATTATCAGCTTCTTGGTATGTAATAGCAGGAGGAATAGGATTTGTTTTAGTATCTTTTATAGCACCATATTTTAGAAGAGCACAAGCTAATACAGTACCTGAAATTATTAGTAAAAGATATGGAAAAGCTTCACACATATTTACAGCTTTTACTTCAATCTCTGCATTATTTATGGCAACAGGAGCTCAATTTATAGCTACAGCTTCAATTATAAACGTTGTAACAGGATTTGACTTTGAAACTGCAGCAATAGTAAGTACTATTGTAGTTGTTATTTATACAATGTTTGGAGGATTTAAGTCAGTTACAGCTACAAACTTAATGCACGTTTTATTTATCACTGTTGGAATGACAATAGCTATGTTTGTAATGGTTAATAATCCAGAAGTAGGAGGATTTGGAGCATTATTTGAAAAAGCAAGAGCTATGCAAGATGCAGCTGGAAATAATATGAATATATTAAGTATGACAAAAATAGGTGGAACTACAATAATTGGTTACATTGCAATGTATTTTATGACTTTCCCAACAGGACAAGAAATAGTTCAAACTTATTGTTCAGCTAAAGATGGAAAATCAGCTAAATTAGGTTCAATATTAGCAGGACTTGTATCAGCAGCATATGCAATTGTTCCAGCAATAATAGGATTATTAGCTTATGTTTGTATTGATGGTTATGTATTAGCAGGTTCTCAAAAAAATGCACTAGCACAAGCTACAATAACTTTTGCTCCTTCAATATTAGCAGGAGTAGTATTGGCAGCAATAGTTGCAGCTACAATGAGTAGTGCTTCAGGAAATATGATAGGAACTGCTACTATGTTTACTAATGACGTTTTTACACCATATATAAATAAAGGTGTAAAAGATGATAAAAAAGAAATTTGGATTTCTAAAGTTACAATGTTAGTAGTTGGAGTAGTTGGATTATTTATAGCTTTAAAAGCAAGTAATGTTATCAGTGTTATGATGGGGGCATTTGCATTAAGAAGTGCAGGTCCATTTGCAGCATTTATTTGTGGATTATTCTGTAAAAATGTAACTAAACGTGCAGGATTTATTTCTATCTTAGTAGGAACAATAGTTGCAGCTATATGGATTTATGTATTAGACACACCAGGTGGATTAAATGCTATGGTACCAGGTGGAATAGTAGCATTTATAGCTATCTTCTTAGTTTCTAAAATTGAAATTAGTCAAGGAGTAGAGCCAGCACCAGAAATAAAATTTGATGAAAATGTTTAA
- a CDS encoding N-acyl-D-amino-acid deacylase family protein produces MEKILIKNGTVIDGSRSARFQADVLVEGERIVKIGKIDEAADRVIDASGKIVAPGFIDTHSHSDLKVLLEPFVEPKLRQGITTEVLGQDGISMAPLPKEYVSSWRKNLAGLDGDSDELGWDWENTDNYLKLIEKKGCTPNESYLVPHGNIRMEAMGLEARVATDEELEKMKEITRREMEAGAAGLSTGLIYIPCAYSDTREMIEICKVAAEYDRPLVIHQRSEADTMIDSMNEVITIAKESGVKIHFSHFKICGKNNWHLIKDILALLDKCKEEGIEISYDQYPYVAGSTMLGVIIPPWAHAGGTDKLVERLGNPADRERMKHDIINGIPGWDNFIDFAGFDGIYVTSVKTKANEDCIGKNLLEIAELKGKDKFDAVFDLLKEEENAVGMYDYYGKDEHVVTFLTREESNVCTDGLLGGKPHPRVYGAFPRVIGKFVREMKAMTLEEAVYKMTHKPAKTFKLEDRGLLKEGYFADIVIFDENTTIDKGTFVDPIQNPEGISHVMVNGVLAIDNYEATKKLSGKVLRIKK; encoded by the coding sequence ATGGAGAAAATACTTATAAAAAATGGAACAGTTATAGATGGAAGCAGAAGTGCAAGATTCCAAGCTGATGTATTAGTTGAAGGAGAAAGAATAGTAAAAATAGGAAAAATAGATGAAGCAGCTGATAGAGTAATAGATGCTAGTGGTAAAATAGTTGCACCTGGATTTATTGATACTCATAGCCACTCAGATTTAAAAGTTTTACTAGAACCATTTGTTGAACCAAAACTTCGTCAAGGAATTACTACAGAAGTATTAGGACAAGATGGAATTTCTATGGCTCCATTACCAAAAGAGTATGTAAGTTCTTGGAGAAAAAATCTAGCAGGACTAGATGGAGATAGTGATGAATTAGGTTGGGACTGGGAAAATACAGATAACTACTTAAAATTAATAGAGAAAAAAGGATGTACTCCAAATGAGTCATATCTAGTACCTCATGGAAATATCAGAATGGAAGCTATGGGACTAGAAGCAAGAGTTGCTACTGATGAAGAGCTAGAAAAAATGAAAGAGATAACTAGAAGAGAGATGGAAGCAGGAGCAGCAGGACTTTCAACAGGGCTTATCTATATTCCTTGCGCATATTCAGATACAAGAGAAATGATAGAGATCTGTAAAGTAGCAGCAGAATATGATAGACCACTTGTAATTCACCAAAGAAGTGAAGCAGATACAATGATAGATTCTATGAATGAAGTAATAACAATAGCAAAAGAAAGTGGAGTAAAAATACACTTCTCTCACTTCAAAATCTGTGGAAAAAATAACTGGCATTTAATAAAAGATATATTAGCACTATTAGATAAGTGTAAAGAAGAGGGAATAGAGATCTCTTATGACCAATATCCATATGTAGCAGGAAGTACAATGCTAGGAGTAATAATTCCACCTTGGGCACATGCAGGAGGAACAGATAAACTAGTAGAGAGATTAGGAAATCCAGCAGATAGAGAGAGAATGAAACACGATATAATCAATGGAATTCCAGGATGGGATAACTTTATAGATTTTGCAGGATTTGATGGAATTTATGTAACATCAGTAAAAACAAAAGCAAATGAAGATTGTATAGGAAAAAACTTACTAGAAATAGCTGAATTAAAAGGAAAAGATAAATTTGATGCAGTATTTGACCTATTAAAAGAGGAAGAAAATGCAGTAGGAATGTATGACTATTATGGAAAAGATGAGCATGTGGTAACATTCTTAACAAGAGAAGAAAGTAATGTATGTACAGATGGATTATTAGGAGGAAAACCACATCCAAGAGTATATGGAGCATTCCCAAGAGTAATAGGAAAATTTGTAAGAGAAATGAAAGCAATGACTCTAGAAGAGGCAGTGTATAAAATGACTCACAAACCTGCTAAAACTTTTAAATTAGAAGATAGAGGATTATTAAAAGAAGGATATTTTGCAGATATAGTAATCTTTGATGAAAATACAACAATAGACAAAGGAACATTTGTAGATCCAATTCAAAACCCAGAAGGAATAAGCCA